From the genome of Chionomys nivalis chromosome 9, mChiNiv1.1, whole genome shotgun sequence:
TTTAGGAAGGGGGTACTTCAGGTGTCAAGACCCAGAGGGCGAGCCCTTGAGGGGTGGGGTTTAAGACTAAGGACTTGGATAACTCAGGTGTGTTGAGGCAGGGGTCGGTTGAAATTCAGCACGTGGGTGTCTGGACCTTTGGAGGGCAGATTTTGGAAGTGGGACTCAGGGCAGGGGACAGTCTGGGGTCACATTCTGGCGACTGATGGACTCTAGCGGACAATTAGGGCAGCTAGGGTTGGGCTCGGTTGGCGGTCACGCACAGCGCTGGGAGTCGAAGCCGTCTCCAGTGATGGTGAGCAGCTCCAGCTCCTTAATCCGGATCTCTAGCTCGCACAGCTCCTCGGGGTGGGAGGCGGAGGCGAGCCAGGAGGTCGTGGAGCCCGGGACCAGGGCTGAAGTTGCCATCTCGGGCCCTGGCGGCGGCGAGTAGAAGAAGCGCAGAGGCTCATAGGGTATAGACGCCAGGCCGGACGGCCAGGGCGGAGGGCACGGGCGCTCGCTGGGGGGACCCAGGCCAGGCGGCGGCGGCACCGTGGCTGGGGGTGCCAGAGGCAGGGGTCTGACCCCCGCTATCCCCGCCACCCCGGCCGCCGGCGCCCCGCCCGCCTTCAGTGGCACAAAGAGCTTCTTCCAGATGTTAAAGTCGCTCAGCGGAGACGACGAGATGCCCCGGTCATAGAGCGACGGGAAGTAGAGGGGCGGAGCAGGCCGCTGGCTCATCTTGGGGTTCTGGCTGCCGCGCCGCCCCTTCGGCATCTTTTGAAAGGGTGGCTGCGTGAGAGGAACCCCGCGCCGGGAGACGCGTGCCAAGGCCCCGCGTCTAGGAATTCGGAGATTCCACAGGCCCCGCCCCGACGGAGCGCGGCCCCACCCTTCGCTCTCGCCCCGCCCCGAGAAGGCGGGGCTCTCGAGAGCGGAGGCCCCGCCCCGCGAGCTGGCTGGGCGGAAAGCCAGGTCCGTTTTTGGTCTTTGTTGGTCCCCGCTGCAGCCCTTCACTACTGGCTCCAAAATTACCGTGGCGCACTTTCATCTCGGTTAGGCTCCTCCCAGCGCCCTTCAATTCGATTTCTGCTGCTCTTGAATACTGATACTGCTCCCGGAGTTGGCCAAGTTACGAGAGAAATTC
Proteins encoded in this window:
- the C9H11orf91 gene encoding uncharacterized protein C11orf91 homolog, whose translation is MPKGRRGSQNPKMSQRPAPPLYFPSLYDRGISSSPLSDFNIWKKLFVPLKAGGAPAAGVAGIAGVRPLPLAPPATVPPPPGLGPPSERPCPPPWPSGLASIPYEPLRFFYSPPPGPEMATSALVPGSTTSWLASASHPEELCELEIRIKELELLTITGDGFDSQRYKFLKALKDEKLQGLKMTRQPGKSAPVS